In one Pseudomonas sp. MM211 genomic region, the following are encoded:
- the mksF gene encoding Mks condensin complex protein MksF, whose product MTQERYGIRRFALLNTAGYSLGLFPLENPLSVYGANNLGKSASINALQFPILARMSDMSFGKYSLEQSRKFYFATDTSYILVEVALPHGPHVIGVAGRGPGGGFGHQFFAYAGELDLDHYQQGGTCLRQRELFKNLGQAGITAYELKPDELRRLLVGGHTSIPLDLTLIPLRSTSEQSLKTFRALFINLLHMREITAAKLKQLFLDAFEHSLRSGSVDYIAATEEAFRDVRRMEQDYQALVTAGPLIEALASGVNQREHLRGKLHRLSPLLDSLLGTWHDYADARKEELVIQAEHYRNEQDGLQNDQRGGTQELMRMEREISEIQRWLGELAVLKNRFALVDDVKVLEAQLLAAKDAHDELAGALAQSRQFSSEDLDERLRDLEKRLKSVKQQLDHADNNSYSRLREEFSQADVDRLMRLFNGQLFSLPLGEKGIQLDDGDVWVKSLEAILDSFKGEHFQVPGLDIDLSNIEPPALQALADRAALRDQKDRLDREYKQLKTQQSVAADRAASKAQAEQLYQAVLDAQKALEDFRRSQTLTAEEDGKLEKLAQLEGAQDELKRASDAFTERVQQLSAKLQLIGRQIADLEAKERTLEDALRRRQLLPADLPFGTPYMEPVDDSLDNLLPLLNDYQDTWQGLQRSDGQIEALYAQVRLKGVAKFDSEDDMERRLKLLVNAYAHRQDEALTLAKARRAAVTDIARTLRNIRSDYDNLEHQLALFNREINKRQVSNLQSFRIVLAPNKDALRHIDQIIHSAGQYEEGETLSVFDLQQSSEQDVKNEEAKDYLSRLVAANGNQLGLKDLFELAFEITKVHGQPVIHTDIDGAASNGTTMTIKALTNMYLLLHLMDRDQAGRVRLPYYLDEAADIDERNQQALIETSLQLGFVPILASVKPQVSATVAIDLEGGSGPNGIYIDEADWKYIKRREQTEAPANSEQGATEPA is encoded by the coding sequence ATGACCCAGGAACGCTACGGCATCCGCCGCTTCGCTCTACTGAACACCGCCGGCTACAGCCTCGGCCTGTTTCCGCTGGAAAACCCGCTGTCGGTGTATGGCGCCAACAACCTCGGCAAATCGGCGTCGATCAACGCCCTGCAGTTTCCGATTCTGGCGCGCATGTCGGACATGAGCTTCGGCAAGTACAGCCTGGAGCAGTCGCGCAAGTTCTACTTCGCCACCGACACCAGCTACATCCTCGTCGAAGTCGCCCTGCCTCACGGCCCCCACGTAATCGGTGTGGCTGGGCGCGGCCCCGGTGGCGGCTTCGGCCACCAGTTCTTCGCCTATGCGGGCGAGCTGGATCTGGATCACTACCAGCAGGGCGGCACCTGCCTGCGTCAGCGCGAGCTGTTCAAGAACCTCGGCCAGGCCGGCATCACCGCCTATGAGCTCAAGCCCGACGAACTGCGCCGGCTGCTGGTCGGCGGGCACACCAGCATCCCGCTGGATCTGACCCTGATTCCGCTGCGCTCGACCAGCGAGCAGAGCCTGAAAACCTTCCGCGCGCTGTTCATCAACCTGCTGCACATGCGCGAGATCACCGCCGCCAAGCTCAAGCAGCTGTTCCTCGATGCCTTCGAGCACAGCCTGCGCTCCGGCAGCGTCGACTACATCGCCGCCACCGAAGAAGCGTTCCGCGACGTGCGCCGCATGGAGCAGGACTACCAGGCGCTGGTCACCGCCGGCCCGCTGATCGAGGCCCTGGCATCCGGCGTGAACCAGCGCGAACACCTGCGCGGCAAGCTGCATCGCCTGTCGCCGCTGCTCGACTCGTTGCTCGGCACCTGGCACGACTACGCCGATGCCCGCAAGGAAGAGCTGGTGATCCAGGCCGAGCACTACCGTAACGAGCAGGATGGCCTGCAGAACGATCAGCGCGGCGGCACCCAGGAACTGATGCGCATGGAGCGCGAGATCAGCGAGATCCAGCGCTGGCTCGGTGAACTGGCGGTGCTGAAGAACCGCTTCGCCCTGGTCGACGACGTCAAGGTACTGGAGGCCCAGTTGCTGGCCGCCAAGGATGCCCACGACGAACTGGCCGGCGCTCTGGCTCAGTCCCGTCAGTTCTCCAGCGAAGACCTGGACGAACGTCTGCGCGATCTGGAAAAACGCCTCAAGTCGGTCAAGCAGCAGCTCGACCACGCCGACAACAACAGCTACTCGCGCCTGCGCGAAGAGTTCTCCCAGGCTGACGTCGATCGCCTGATGCGCCTGTTCAACGGCCAGTTGTTCAGCCTGCCGCTGGGCGAGAAGGGCATTCAGCTCGACGACGGCGACGTGTGGGTCAAATCCCTGGAAGCGATTCTCGACAGTTTCAAGGGCGAGCACTTCCAGGTGCCCGGTCTGGATATCGACCTTTCGAACATCGAGCCGCCTGCCCTGCAGGCCCTGGCCGACCGCGCCGCCCTGCGCGATCAGAAGGATCGCCTCGACCGCGAATACAAGCAGCTCAAGACCCAGCAGTCGGTGGCAGCCGACCGCGCCGCCAGCAAGGCCCAGGCCGAACAACTGTACCAGGCCGTACTCGACGCCCAGAAGGCGCTGGAAGACTTCCGTCGCAGCCAGACGCTGACTGCCGAGGAAGACGGCAAGCTGGAAAAACTCGCCCAGCTGGAAGGCGCCCAGGACGAACTCAAGCGTGCCAGTGATGCCTTCACCGAGCGCGTCCAGCAACTGTCCGCCAAGCTGCAACTGATCGGCCGTCAGATCGCCGACCTGGAGGCCAAGGAGCGCACGCTGGAAGACGCCCTGCGCCGTCGCCAGTTGCTGCCTGCCGACCTGCCCTTCGGCACCCCTTACATGGAGCCGGTCGACGACTCACTGGACAACCTGCTGCCGCTGCTCAACGACTACCAGGACACTTGGCAGGGTCTGCAACGCAGCGACGGGCAGATCGAGGCGCTGTACGCCCAGGTGCGCCTCAAGGGCGTCGCCAAGTTCGACAGCGAAGACGACATGGAGCGTCGCCTGAAACTGCTGGTCAACGCCTACGCCCACCGCCAGGACGAGGCCCTGACCCTGGCCAAGGCGCGCCGTGCAGCAGTGACCGACATCGCCCGGACCCTGCGCAACATCCGCAGCGACTACGACAACCTCGAGCACCAGTTGGCACTGTTCAACCGTGAGATCAACAAGCGTCAGGTTTCCAACCTGCAGAGTTTCCGCATCGTCCTCGCGCCGAACAAGGATGCCCTGCGGCATATCGATCAGATCATCCACAGCGCCGGTCAGTACGAAGAAGGCGAAACCCTGTCGGTATTCGACCTGCAACAGAGCAGCGAGCAGGATGTGAAGAACGAAGAAGCCAAGGACTACCTGTCGCGCCTGGTGGCTGCCAACGGCAACCAACTGGGCCTCAAGGATCTCTTCGAGCTGGCCTTCGAAATCACCAAGGTACACGGCCAGCCGGTGATCCACACCGACATCGACGGCGCTGCTTCCAACGGCACCACGATGACCATCAAAGCGCTGACCAACATGTACCTGCTGCTGCACCTGATGGATCGCGATCAGGCCGGCCGTGTACGCCTGCCCTACTACCTCGACGAGGCAGCGGACATCGACGAGCGCAACCAGCAGGCGCTGATCGAGACCAGCCTGCAGCTCGGTTTCGTGCCGATTCTCGCCTCGGTGAAACCCCAGGTCTCGGCCACCGTGGCCATCGACCTGGAAGGTGGCAGCGGGCCGAACGGCATCTACATCGACGAAGCCGACTGGAAGTACATCAAACGCCGCGAGCAAACCGAAGCACCGGCAAACAGCGAGCAGGGTGCAACCGAGCCGGCCTGA
- a CDS encoding PqiB family protein — MNDLPTARTRPASNWSAIWVLPLIALLIGGWLGWRAYSEAGIEIQVVFASGEGIEAGKTEVVYKGMSIGKVSSLTLDQSEKQRGVIATLEMSKDVEYQLRSGTRFWLVKPSVSLAGITGLETLVSGNYISVSPGTGEPTYDFQALPQAPPLSDEQPGLHLILKAERLGSLNRDSPVFYKQIQVGRVKSYELANDQTSVDVKVFIEPAYADLVRKHTRFWNASGISIDANFSGVKVRSESLASIVAGGIAFATPEHRKDSPPTDPSKPFRLYEDFDAAQAGIKAVVKLTDFEGLQAGRTPVMYKGIQAGTLKNLKVDPDLKSATAELAMDPLAEDYLVEGSQFWVVKPSISLAGITGIEALVKGNYIAIRPGELGGAPRREFVARAKAPPLDLGSEGLHLVLFSDTLGSVDVGSPILYRQMKVGTVQSFQLSRDNKQVVLGVHIEPEYAGLVNRTTRFWNVSGITLKGGLSGIEVKSESLQTLMSGGIAFETDDLKAPAEQKRVQRFNLFADQEAARQEGDVISIRVERGDGMSPGTAIRFKGLDIGKIERVELTDDLQAVTLHGRITTATRQVLRPGSRFWVVKPEVSLSGAQNLDTLIGGQYIEVLPSEQKDGRQNQFVALKSAPEQVIDEPGLRLVLSAARRGSLKAGAPVTYREIQVGKVTSYELGATADRVLIQILIEPRYAGLVKTGSRFWNSSGFGVDIGLFKGMTVRTESLETLVAGGVAFATPDTESNTARPGQTFALFDEYQPEWLEWAPKIALPR; from the coding sequence ATGAATGATCTGCCCACGGCCAGGACGCGTCCGGCTTCCAACTGGTCTGCGATATGGGTGCTGCCGCTGATTGCTTTACTGATCGGTGGCTGGCTGGGCTGGCGTGCCTACAGTGAGGCGGGCATCGAGATTCAGGTGGTATTCGCCAGCGGTGAAGGCATCGAGGCCGGCAAGACCGAGGTGGTCTACAAAGGCATGTCGATCGGCAAGGTATCGAGCCTGACCCTGGATCAGAGTGAGAAGCAGCGCGGAGTGATCGCCACGCTGGAGATGAGCAAAGACGTCGAGTACCAGTTGCGTTCTGGTACGCGCTTCTGGCTGGTCAAACCGAGCGTTAGCCTCGCGGGTATCACTGGGCTGGAGACGCTGGTTTCCGGGAACTACATCTCCGTTAGTCCAGGAACCGGTGAGCCGACCTATGATTTTCAGGCGCTGCCTCAGGCACCTCCTCTATCGGATGAGCAGCCCGGCCTGCACCTGATCCTCAAGGCCGAGCGACTTGGCTCGCTGAACCGTGACAGTCCTGTGTTCTACAAGCAGATCCAGGTCGGTCGAGTAAAAAGCTATGAGCTCGCCAATGACCAGACTTCGGTCGATGTGAAGGTATTCATCGAGCCGGCCTATGCCGACCTCGTGCGCAAACATACGCGTTTCTGGAACGCCAGCGGCATCAGCATCGATGCCAATTTCTCGGGAGTGAAGGTTCGTAGCGAGTCCCTGGCCAGCATCGTGGCGGGCGGCATCGCCTTTGCGACGCCGGAGCACCGCAAGGACAGCCCGCCCACCGATCCGAGCAAACCCTTCCGGCTTTATGAGGACTTCGATGCCGCGCAGGCGGGCATCAAGGCCGTGGTCAAATTGACCGATTTCGAGGGCCTGCAGGCCGGGCGTACACCTGTGATGTACAAAGGCATTCAGGCCGGTACGTTGAAGAACCTGAAAGTCGATCCAGATTTGAAGAGTGCCACGGCGGAATTGGCCATGGATCCCCTGGCTGAGGATTACCTGGTTGAAGGCAGCCAGTTCTGGGTGGTCAAACCGTCGATCTCGCTGGCAGGCATTACCGGTATCGAGGCGCTGGTCAAAGGTAACTACATCGCCATTCGCCCCGGTGAGCTGGGCGGTGCGCCACGTCGCGAGTTCGTTGCACGGGCCAAGGCGCCGCCGCTGGATCTAGGTTCCGAAGGACTGCACCTGGTGCTGTTCAGCGATACGCTCGGCTCAGTGGACGTGGGCAGCCCGATTCTCTACCGACAGATGAAAGTGGGGACGGTGCAGAGCTTCCAGTTGTCGCGGGACAACAAGCAGGTCGTGCTCGGCGTGCATATCGAGCCCGAATACGCCGGGCTGGTGAATCGAACCACGCGCTTCTGGAATGTCAGCGGCATCACCTTGAAGGGTGGTTTGTCCGGCATCGAGGTCAAGAGCGAATCGCTGCAGACCCTCATGTCGGGAGGCATTGCCTTCGAGACCGATGACCTGAAGGCTCCGGCTGAGCAAAAGCGCGTGCAGCGCTTCAACCTGTTTGCCGACCAGGAAGCGGCCAGGCAGGAAGGCGATGTAATCAGCATTCGCGTGGAGCGTGGCGACGGCATGTCGCCGGGTACCGCCATCCGCTTCAAGGGGCTGGATATCGGCAAGATCGAGCGGGTCGAGCTGACCGACGACCTGCAAGCGGTCACTCTGCATGGGCGCATAACCACTGCGACTCGGCAGGTGCTGCGCCCTGGGTCGCGTTTCTGGGTGGTCAAGCCGGAAGTCAGTTTGAGCGGCGCGCAGAATCTCGACACGCTGATCGGCGGCCAATACATCGAGGTGCTGCCATCGGAGCAGAAAGATGGCCGGCAGAACCAGTTCGTTGCGCTCAAGAGCGCTCCCGAGCAGGTGATCGACGAGCCGGGGCTGCGCCTGGTGTTGAGCGCCGCGAGGCGTGGCTCTCTGAAGGCCGGTGCGCCGGTCACCTACCGCGAGATTCAGGTTGGCAAAGTGACTAGCTACGAGCTGGGAGCCACTGCAGATCGAGTGCTGATCCAGATTCTTATCGAGCCGCGTTATGCCGGATTGGTGAAGACCGGTAGCCGCTTCTGGAACAGCTCGGGGTTCGGTGTCGATATCGGCTTGTTCAAAGGCATGACGGTGCGCACCGAGTCGCTGGAAACCTTGGTCGCAGGTGGCGTCGCCTTCGCAACGCCAGATACCGAGAGCAATACCGCCAGGCCTGGACAGACCTTTGCGTTGTTCGACGAGTATCAGCCGGAGTGGCTGGAGTGGGCGCCGAAAATAGCCCTGCCCAGATAA
- a CDS encoding carboxynorspermidine decarboxylase, producing MIKTPYYLIDKQKLLGNMEKIAYVREHSGAKALLALKCFATWSVFDLMQQYMDGTTSSSLYELKLGRQKFAGETHAYSVAWADDEIEEMLANCDKIIFNSIGQLERFTEASEGKVRGLRVNPQVSSSDYLLADPARPFSRLGEWDPAKIEAVIGQISGFMFHNNCENGDFGLFDQMLSHIEERFGHLLHKVEWVSLGGGIHFTGEGYALDAFCARLKAFSEKYGVQVYLEPGEAAITGSASLEVTVLDTLYNGKHLAVVDSSIEAHMLDLLIYRLNAKLAPSEGEHTYMVCGKSCLAGDIFGEYGFEKPLQIGDRLSFVDAAGYTMVKKNWFNGLKMPAIVVKQLDGSVEVVREFGFDDYLSSLS from the coding sequence ATGATCAAAACGCCGTACTACCTCATCGACAAACAGAAGCTGCTGGGCAACATGGAGAAGATCGCCTACGTGCGTGAACACTCCGGTGCCAAGGCGCTGCTGGCGCTCAAGTGCTTCGCCACCTGGTCGGTCTTCGACCTGATGCAGCAGTACATGGATGGCACCACGTCCAGCTCGCTCTACGAGCTCAAGCTCGGTCGCCAGAAGTTCGCCGGCGAGACCCACGCCTACAGCGTGGCCTGGGCCGACGACGAGATCGAGGAGATGCTGGCCAACTGCGACAAGATCATCTTCAACTCCATCGGCCAGCTCGAGCGTTTCACTGAGGCGTCCGAAGGCAAGGTGCGTGGCCTGCGCGTGAACCCGCAGGTGAGCAGCTCGGATTATCTGCTGGCCGACCCGGCACGTCCGTTCAGCCGCCTGGGCGAGTGGGATCCGGCGAAGATCGAAGCGGTCATCGGGCAGATCTCCGGCTTCATGTTCCACAACAACTGCGAGAACGGCGACTTCGGCCTGTTCGATCAGATGCTCAGCCACATCGAAGAGCGCTTCGGCCACCTGCTGCACAAGGTCGAGTGGGTCAGTCTCGGTGGCGGCATCCACTTCACCGGCGAAGGTTATGCGCTGGACGCCTTCTGCGCGCGCCTCAAGGCGTTCTCCGAGAAGTACGGCGTGCAGGTCTATCTGGAGCCAGGCGAAGCGGCTATCACCGGCAGCGCATCGCTGGAAGTCACCGTGCTCGACACCCTCTACAACGGCAAGCACCTGGCCGTGGTCGACAGCTCCATCGAAGCGCACATGCTCGACCTGCTGATCTATCGCCTCAACGCCAAGCTGGCGCCCAGCGAGGGTGAGCACACCTACATGGTGTGCGGTAAATCCTGCCTGGCCGGCGATATCTTCGGCGAGTACGGGTTCGAGAAACCGCTGCAGATCGGTGATCGCCTGTCGTTCGTCGATGCGGCCGGTTACACCATGGTCAAAAAGAACTGGTTCAACGGCCTGAAGATGCCGGCCATCGTGGTCAAGCAACTTGATGGCAGTGTCGAGGTGGTACGTGAATTCGGTTTCGACGATTACCTGTCGAGCCTTTCGTAA
- a CDS encoding saccharopine dehydrogenase family protein, with protein MKKNVLIIGAGGVAKVVAHKCAQHNDELGRIAIASRNISKCQAIIDSVKAKGSLKVAADIQAFSLNALDIEATKALIRETESQIVINVGSAFLNMSVLRACIDTGVAYLDTAIHEEPGKICETPPWYGNYEWKHLEECLQKNITAILGVGFDPGVVNAYAALAQQEHFDKIESIDILDVNAGSHGKYFATNFDPEINFREFTGQVYSWQNSQWTTNTMFEVKRTDDLPVVGEQNLYLTGHDEVHSISKNLNVPNVRFWMSFGEHYINVFTVLKNLGLLSEQPVTTAEGLQVVPLKVVKAVLPDPASLAPGYTGKTCIGDLVKGTKNGQPREVFIYNVADHEEAYAETDSQGISYTAGVPPVAAALLVARGEWDVQRMVNVEELPAQPFLKALDVMGLPTRIKDEHGDRAWDQAL; from the coding sequence TTGAAGAAGAACGTCCTTATCATTGGTGCAGGAGGTGTCGCCAAGGTGGTGGCCCACAAGTGCGCGCAGCACAACGACGAACTCGGTCGTATTGCCATCGCGTCACGGAACATCTCCAAATGCCAGGCCATCATCGATAGCGTCAAGGCCAAGGGTAGCCTCAAGGTTGCCGCTGACATCCAGGCCTTCTCGCTCAATGCATTGGATATCGAGGCGACCAAGGCGCTGATCCGCGAGACCGAATCGCAGATCGTCATCAACGTCGGTTCCGCCTTCCTCAACATGTCGGTGCTGCGTGCCTGCATCGATACCGGCGTGGCCTATCTGGACACCGCCATTCACGAAGAGCCGGGCAAGATCTGCGAAACCCCGCCCTGGTACGGCAACTACGAGTGGAAACACCTCGAGGAATGCCTGCAGAAGAACATCACGGCCATTCTCGGCGTCGGTTTCGACCCAGGTGTGGTTAACGCCTATGCAGCCCTGGCCCAGCAAGAGCATTTCGACAAGATCGAGTCGATCGACATCCTCGACGTCAATGCCGGCAGCCATGGCAAGTATTTCGCGACCAATTTCGACCCGGAAATCAATTTCCGCGAGTTCACCGGGCAGGTGTACAGCTGGCAGAACAGCCAGTGGACGACCAACACCATGTTCGAGGTCAAGCGCACCGACGACTTGCCCGTTGTTGGCGAGCAGAACCTGTACCTGACCGGTCACGATGAAGTGCACTCGATCTCCAAGAACCTCAACGTGCCCAACGTGCGTTTCTGGATGAGCTTCGGCGAGCACTACATCAACGTGTTCACCGTGCTGAAGAACCTTGGCCTGCTCTCCGAACAACCGGTAACCACAGCAGAGGGTCTGCAAGTCGTGCCGCTGAAAGTGGTCAAGGCCGTGCTGCCTGATCCCGCCTCGCTGGCGCCGGGCTACACCGGCAAGACCTGCATCGGTGATCTGGTCAAAGGCACCAAGAATGGCCAGCCGCGCGAAGTGTTCATCTACAACGTGGCCGACCATGAAGAAGCCTATGCCGAGACCGACAGCCAGGGCATCTCCTACACCGCAGGCGTACCACCGGTGGCGGCAGCCCTGTTGGTCGCTCGTGGCGAGTGGGACGTGCAGCGCATGGTCAACGTCGAGGAGCTGCCGGCTCAGCCATTCCTCAAGGCGCTGGATGTGATGGGCTTGCCGACGCGCATCAAGGATGAGCACGGCGACCGTGCGTGGGATCAGGCGCTGTAA
- the mksB gene encoding Mks condensin complex protein MksB: MIDPKRVLRALAEHWALLEPLCESFDSGTLSLVDLRKQLTAQLPPQSTAVDVTALLDQWIRLDILVPVAKSPNRFELNAQIHDFLAYLRREHRLGLCLEIEAYLRHLERLAGYIQDAFEIRDGNDLARQLRLLDMRVRDVLKKLGNDEQALVGVAERAKTSDRQIPLRQRYAEVLATWDEYVEPMIQLVAADGAFEQGVRRVEQVLLKLLGEQQRLGQLVDDDLLLRTHARILEMQTTAQLTLRKARELLLPLREEARRHNAVTRGAALALSVIRKKGIEAVPQAAMPMFTRPQSNFLGSASQVEAYVYALARFEAKPNHFPKASGKRKGDSPRAPKTAREMIDRCEQSLPLPDLMTWLLEQEPEGATDELLYWFSRLSREGRFQRDRLERQVYLTREHEISISSYALVGRPSA, translated from the coding sequence ATGATCGATCCCAAACGCGTATTGCGCGCCCTTGCCGAGCACTGGGCGCTGCTCGAACCACTCTGCGAAAGCTTCGACAGCGGCACCCTGAGCCTGGTGGATCTGCGCAAGCAGCTCACCGCGCAGTTACCGCCGCAAAGTACCGCGGTGGACGTCACCGCGCTGCTCGACCAGTGGATCCGCCTGGACATCCTGGTGCCGGTGGCCAAGAGCCCCAACCGCTTCGAGCTCAACGCGCAGATTCACGACTTTCTCGCCTACCTGCGTCGTGAGCATCGCCTCGGTCTGTGCCTGGAAATCGAAGCCTACCTGCGCCATCTCGAGCGCCTGGCGGGCTATATCCAGGATGCCTTCGAGATACGTGACGGCAACGACCTGGCCCGTCAGTTGCGCCTGCTCGACATGCGCGTTCGCGACGTCCTGAAGAAGCTCGGCAACGATGAGCAGGCACTGGTAGGCGTGGCCGAACGGGCCAAGACCAGTGACCGGCAGATCCCGCTGCGCCAGCGCTACGCCGAAGTGCTGGCTACCTGGGACGAGTATGTCGAACCGATGATCCAGCTGGTCGCCGCCGACGGCGCCTTCGAGCAGGGTGTGCGCCGCGTCGAGCAGGTGCTGCTCAAGCTGCTCGGCGAACAGCAGCGCCTCGGCCAACTGGTCGATGATGACCTGCTGCTGCGCACCCACGCGCGCATCCTGGAAATGCAGACCACCGCCCAGTTGACCCTGCGCAAGGCCCGCGAGCTGCTGCTGCCGCTGCGCGAGGAAGCACGTCGCCACAACGCCGTGACCCGCGGCGCTGCGTTGGCCCTGTCGGTAATCCGCAAGAAGGGCATCGAGGCGGTGCCACAGGCAGCCATGCCGATGTTCACCCGTCCGCAGAGCAACTTCCTCGGCAGCGCGTCCCAGGTCGAGGCTTATGTGTATGCCCTGGCTCGCTTCGAGGCCAAGCCCAATCATTTCCCGAAGGCCAGCGGCAAGCGCAAGGGCGACAGCCCACGGGCACCGAAAACCGCCCGGGAAATGATCGACCGCTGCGAACAGTCACTGCCGCTGCCGGATCTGATGACCTGGCTGCTGGAACAGGAGCCCGAAGGCGCCACCGACGAACTGCTCTACTGGTTCTCGCGCCTGTCGCGCGAAGGCCGCTTCCAGCGCGATCGCCTGGAGCGCCAGGTCTATCTGACCCGCGAGCACGAGATCAGTATCAGCTCCTATGCCCTGGTGGGTCGCCCGAGTGCCTAG
- a CDS encoding CitMHS family transporter: MITALGFTLMFAIVILILMRRITPLVAFVTLPVIACLLAGFAPAEIGKFITEGLKTVAPTATLFIFAILYFGIMRDRGLFDPLVRFLLKSTKGRPLAVAIVTVAVTAVTHLDGIGAATFLLVIPALLPLYLRLGMSRQMLLCLVVLSAGVMNMVPWGGTTTRAAAVSGLDASQLWISLIPIQAIGLALVMSLAVFLGLRAQRSFAASGGVIADSEPADAPQPDTSQMLAPNTWRYWANLALTAGILACLFTGAFPLFACFMVGLGVALLLNYPSLDEQNRALRAHATDAMQMALVMLAAGILLGVLAGAGMSDGMAHWMINVLPEGSANWIHVIIGAFGVPLGMLFSPDAYYFALLPVIRDVAVAAGVDPAAVASAMLIGENTGFGVSPVVPSVYLAIGLAGVELYKHIRYTVLWAWGISLIMLASAVLLGVVTV, encoded by the coding sequence ATGATCACCGCCCTCGGCTTCACCCTGATGTTCGCCATCGTCATCCTGATTCTGATGCGCCGCATAACCCCACTGGTGGCCTTCGTCACCCTGCCGGTCATCGCCTGCCTGCTGGCCGGTTTCGCGCCTGCAGAAATTGGCAAATTCATCACCGAAGGCCTGAAAACCGTGGCGCCCACAGCCACGCTATTCATCTTCGCCATTCTCTACTTCGGCATCATGCGTGATCGCGGTCTGTTCGACCCGCTGGTGCGCTTCCTGCTCAAGAGCACCAAGGGTCGCCCGCTGGCGGTCGCCATCGTTACCGTCGCGGTGACGGCGGTCACTCACCTGGACGGCATCGGCGCCGCCACCTTTCTGCTGGTGATTCCCGCCCTGCTGCCGCTGTACCTGCGCTTGGGCATGAGCCGGCAGATGCTGCTGTGCCTGGTGGTGCTCAGCGCCGGGGTGATGAACATGGTGCCCTGGGGCGGCACCACCACGCGCGCTGCCGCGGTGTCCGGGCTGGATGCTTCGCAGTTGTGGATATCGCTGATCCCGATTCAGGCCATCGGCCTCGCCCTGGTCATGTCGCTGGCGGTATTTCTCGGCCTGCGCGCGCAACGCAGCTTCGCCGCCAGCGGCGGGGTGATCGCCGACAGCGAACCAGCCGACGCGCCACAGCCCGACACCTCGCAAATGCTCGCCCCCAACACCTGGCGCTACTGGGCCAACCTGGCGCTGACCGCGGGCATTCTGGCCTGCCTGTTCACCGGCGCCTTCCCGCTGTTCGCCTGCTTCATGGTTGGTTTGGGTGTAGCGCTGCTGCTCAACTATCCAAGCCTGGACGAACAGAACCGCGCCCTGCGCGCACACGCCACCGATGCCATGCAAATGGCCCTGGTGATGCTCGCTGCCGGCATCCTGCTCGGGGTACTGGCCGGCGCCGGCATGTCCGACGGCATGGCCCACTGGATGATCAACGTGCTGCCCGAAGGCTCGGCCAACTGGATTCACGTGATCATCGGCGCCTTTGGCGTGCCGCTGGGCATGCTGTTCTCGCCGGATGCTTACTACTTCGCACTACTGCCCGTGATTCGTGATGTCGCGGTAGCGGCTGGTGTCGATCCGGCAGCTGTGGCCAGTGCCATGCTGATCGGCGAAAACACCGGTTTCGGCGTCAGCCCGGTGGTGCCCAGCGTGTACCTGGCCATCGGCCTGGCCGGCGTCGAGCTGTACAAGCACATTCGCTATACCGTGCTGTGGGCCTGGGGCATCAGCCTGATCATGCTGGCCTCGGCCGTGCTGCTGGGAGTGGTGACGGTCTAG
- the mksE gene encoding Mks condensin complex protein MksE, protein MNIDLKEMTQLAAAFRDLFKGYHISRSEPECYAQLSSMQDQYRALFRALGFELVCDPRGFYYFVPEQAAPQVNKTAQRLALFTFILVEHLADQGRDPLSVLDGGSIGRDELPALLDKYRDLFLQAEVTTHEELEDKVIRRLTQLGFAEDSNGVYRFLPPMHRFLDVCLAVQHDRDLAASLHSTDLPLPAPILIDDDSGDPIITLDDAVEESEEEAMARALAEERAAQEQDA, encoded by the coding sequence ATGAATATCGACCTGAAAGAAATGACCCAGCTCGCGGCCGCTTTCCGCGACCTGTTCAAGGGCTACCACATCTCCCGCAGCGAGCCCGAGTGCTACGCCCAGCTGTCGAGCATGCAGGATCAGTATCGCGCCCTGTTCCGCGCCCTGGGCTTCGAGCTGGTGTGCGACCCACGCGGCTTCTACTACTTTGTACCGGAACAGGCCGCGCCGCAGGTCAACAAGACCGCCCAGCGCCTGGCGCTGTTCACCTTCATCCTGGTCGAGCACCTGGCCGATCAGGGTCGTGACCCGCTGTCGGTGCTTGACGGCGGCAGCATCGGTCGCGATGAATTGCCGGCCCTGCTCGACAAGTACCGCGACCTGTTTCTGCAGGCCGAAGTCACCACCCATGAAGAGCTGGAAGACAAGGTCATCCGCCGCCTCACCCAACTCGGCTTCGCCGAAGACAGCAACGGCGTGTACCGCTTCCTGCCGCCGATGCATCGTTTCCTCGACGTCTGCCTGGCCGTGCAGCACGACCGAGACCTGGCCGCCAGCCTGCACAGCACCGACCTGCCGCTGCCGGCCCCGATACTGATCGACGATGACAGTGGTGACCCGATCATCACCCTCGACGATGCCGTCGAAGAATCCGAGGAAGAAGCCATGGCCCGCGCCCTGGCTGAAGAGCGCGCTGCACAGGAGCAAGACGCATGA